From the Fibrobacter sp. UWB11 genome, one window contains:
- a CDS encoding type II toxin-antitoxin system RelE/ParE family toxin: MNFKVFFSSAAQNDIEQIFDYISITLCSPIAAKNLMGKFQESVNTLSDFPEAFALCQDEPWFLREVRSIPVGNYRLFYHVNHDKREVVILRIFYYRQEAK; this comes from the coding sequence ATGAATTTCAAAGTTTTCTTTTCTTCTGCCGCACAAAACGACATCGAGCAAATCTTTGATTATATCAGCATAACTCTTTGTTCGCCTATTGCCGCGAAGAATCTAATGGGAAAATTTCAAGAATCGGTTAACACATTATCCGATTTTCCTGAAGCATTCGCCTTATGTCAAGACGAACCTTGGTTTTTACGCGAAGTGCGTTCAATACCAGTCGGAAACTACCGACTTTTTTATCATGTCAATCACGACAAGCGAGAAGTCGTCATTTTGCGCATCTTTTATTACAGACAAGAAGC
- a CDS encoding type II toxin-antitoxin system RelB/DinJ family antitoxin — MNKTANLYARIEPDVKEQAENILETLGISVSSAINMFYKQIILQQGIPFDVKLPKAPENAAKWSKERLDTELEKGYNDMLKGRTRPAAMVLSDVKKKYKV, encoded by the coding sequence ATGAACAAAACCGCAAATTTATACGCCCGCATAGAGCCCGATGTCAAAGAACAAGCTGAAAACATCCTGGAAACTCTCGGTATATCCGTTTCCAGCGCTATCAACATGTTCTATAAGCAGATTATTCTGCAACAGGGAATTCCCTTCGATGTGAAGCTGCCTAAAGCTCCCGAAAATGCCGCTAAATGGTCAAAAGAGCGCCTCGACACGGAACTCGAAAAAGGATACAATGACATGCTGAAAGGTCGCACCCGCCCTGCAGCGATGGTCCTTTCCGATGTCAAGAAAAAATACAAGGTATGA
- a CDS encoding ABC transporter ATP-binding protein, with the protein MYNWIKNRFVLSDEGTKTFIKGVFWTTWHYLSLMLPLSFVFLFLKEFMAKMQNPSAEPHNFWVYIAIAVVIYLVMYFIYALSYDSTYESVYSECKKRRITLAEKLRKLPLAFFGKKDLSDLTSTIMNDVNALEMIFSHAVPEIFAVAAMLVICAVALIIYNPLMAAALLWVAPFAGLLIYLSRKLQFKNFKHTYNAARVITEDIQESLENIQEIKSYCEEESVCKALDDHSKFYEHSQIKGEFMSGVILNGAQIFLKLGLASVLIFGSILLAQDKLSVFDYLVYIVCASTIYSPIYLVLNNITELFFLDVRLKRFKEMDDMEVQRGSTKFEPADYDIEFKNVDFYYNEEKQVLKKASFTAKQGEITALVGPSGSGKTTAAKLAARFWDIQGGTITLGGQDISRIDPETLLKNFSIVFQDVVLFNTSIRDNIRIGKRDATDEEILRAAKLANCDDFVQKLPQGYDTVIGENGDTLSGGERQRISIARAILKDAPIVLLDEATASLDVENESKIQQSISKLVQNKTVIIIAHRMRTIANADKVVVLQNGQVVETGSPAELKAKGGLFGKMLKLQEVN; encoded by the coding sequence ATGTATAACTGGATTAAAAATCGTTTTGTCCTCTCTGATGAAGGTACAAAAACATTTATCAAAGGCGTATTTTGGACAACGTGGCATTACCTTTCGTTAATGCTCCCGCTTTCGTTCGTATTCCTCTTCCTCAAGGAATTCATGGCGAAAATGCAAAATCCGTCGGCAGAACCGCATAATTTCTGGGTTTACATAGCAATTGCGGTCGTCATTTACCTTGTCATGTACTTCATCTATGCGCTCTCTTACGACAGCACATACGAATCCGTCTATTCGGAATGCAAAAAACGTCGCATCACGCTTGCCGAAAAGTTGCGCAAGCTCCCGCTCGCCTTCTTTGGCAAAAAGGATCTTTCCGACTTGACATCGACTATCATGAACGACGTGAACGCCCTTGAAATGATTTTCTCGCACGCCGTTCCTGAAATTTTCGCAGTCGCCGCGATGCTCGTTATCTGCGCAGTCGCACTCATCATTTACAATCCGTTGATGGCGGCAGCACTTTTGTGGGTAGCACCATTTGCAGGCTTGCTCATTTATCTGTCCCGCAAATTACAGTTCAAAAACTTCAAGCATACCTACAATGCCGCCCGCGTCATTACCGAAGATATTCAGGAAAGCCTTGAAAATATTCAAGAAATAAAGTCCTACTGCGAAGAAGAAAGCGTCTGCAAAGCATTGGATGATCACTCCAAATTCTATGAACATTCCCAGATTAAAGGCGAATTCATGTCTGGTGTCATATTGAACGGCGCCCAGATTTTCTTGAAACTCGGCCTTGCTTCCGTTCTCATTTTCGGTTCTATCCTCCTTGCACAAGACAAATTAAGCGTATTTGATTACCTCGTGTACATCGTCTGCGCATCGACGATTTACAGCCCCATCTATCTCGTTCTAAACAACATAACGGAACTATTCTTCTTGGATGTTCGTCTCAAGCGATTCAAGGAAATGGACGATATGGAAGTCCAGCGCGGTTCCACAAAGTTTGAGCCCGCTGATTACGACATTGAATTCAAGAACGTTGATTTCTACTACAACGAAGAAAAGCAAGTTTTGAAGAAGGCTTCGTTCACCGCCAAGCAAGGCGAAATCACCGCACTCGTGGGCCCCTCTGGCAGCGGAAAGACAACCGCAGCAAAGCTCGCCGCCCGTTTCTGGGACATTCAAGGCGGCACCATCACGCTCGGCGGACAGGACATCTCAAGAATCGATCCCGAAACGCTCCTCAAAAACTTTTCCATCGTCTTCCAGGATGTCGTGCTGTTCAACACTTCCATCCGCGACAACATCCGCATCGGTAAACGCGACGCCACAGACGAAGAAATTCTGCGAGCCGCAAAACTTGCAAACTGCGATGACTTTGTCCAAAAGCTCCCGCAAGGTTATGACACAGTCATCGGTGAAAACGGCGATACACTCTCCGGCGGCGAACGCCAGCGAATCTCCATCGCCCGCGCCATCCTCAAGGACGCCCCCATCGTGCTCCTTGACGAAGCCACCGCAAGCCTCGACGTCGAAAACGAATCCAAGATTCAGCAGAGCATTTCGAAACTCGTGCAGAACAAGACCGTCATCATCATCGCCCACCGCATGCGCACCATCGCCAATGCAGACAAGGTTGTGGTGTTGCAAAACGGTCAAGTTGTCGAAACCGGCTCCCCCGCAGAACTCAAGGCAAAGGGCGGCCTCTTCGGCAAAATGCTCAAGCTCCAAGAAGTAAATTAG